A stretch of the Arthrobacter stackebrandtii genome encodes the following:
- a CDS encoding IclR family transcriptional regulator, translated as MTSTERKPSKVPAAENTLRILKLLSSKRGPLAASTIAATLELPRSSVYHLLGVMEQSGFIMHLHEEQRYGLGVAAFELSSAYSRQEPLSRLGRPLLAALVDRIGESAHLAVLHGRDVLYIVEERAKNRPSLVTDVGVRLPSHLTASGRAILAAMPKSQVRALYPNAEAFSALTEVPNPISKYSTLSAHLDQVRIRGYSTESGEVTPGFSSVAAAVTDHRGWPVAAVAVTFLEEKVAADQWAALAARVTKVAGELSTRIYGRPAS; from the coding sequence ATGACATCCACTGAACGCAAGCCCTCCAAGGTGCCGGCCGCGGAAAACACGCTGCGCATCCTGAAACTCCTCTCCTCCAAGCGGGGACCGCTCGCAGCCTCCACCATCGCCGCCACGCTGGAGCTGCCCCGCTCCAGCGTCTACCACCTGCTGGGCGTCATGGAGCAGAGCGGCTTCATCATGCACCTCCACGAGGAGCAGCGCTACGGGCTGGGAGTGGCCGCGTTTGAGCTCAGCAGCGCCTATTCCCGGCAGGAGCCGCTGTCCCGCCTGGGCCGGCCGCTGCTGGCCGCACTGGTGGACAGGATCGGTGAAAGCGCCCACCTTGCCGTGCTGCACGGGCGCGACGTGCTGTACATCGTCGAGGAGCGGGCCAAGAACCGCCCGTCCCTGGTGACCGACGTCGGCGTGCGGCTGCCCAGCCACCTCACCGCCAGCGGCCGGGCCATCCTTGCGGCGATGCCCAAGTCCCAGGTCCGCGCACTGTACCCGAACGCGGAGGCGTTTAGCGCGCTGACCGAGGTGCCCAACCCGATCAGCAAGTACTCCACGCTCTCGGCGCACCTGGACCAGGTGCGGATCAGGGGCTATTCCACCGAAAGCGGGGAGGTCACCCCGGGATTTTCCTCCGTCGCCGCCGCCGTGACGGACCACCGGGGCTGGCCGGTCGCCGCCGTCGCCGTGACGTTCCTGGAGGAGAAGGTGGCCGCCGACCAGTGGGCCGCCCTGGCGGCCCGGGTCACCAAGGTTGCCGGGGAGCTTTCAACCCGGATCTACGGCCGCCCCGCAAGCTGA
- a CDS encoding LacI family DNA-binding transcriptional regulator, whose translation MTPPTKRPRPRIDDVAAAAGVSRGTVSRVLNGGHWVSPEALAAVNAAIKKTGYRVNPHARSLATNRANSVAFLLTESHDKLFEDPNFAVLMRGAADALAVHDIPLVLILAGTEDEQRRANDFITAGHVDGVLLVSAHANRTDIISNIIDARVPAISCGVPLGFERKMGYVAADDYTGARDMLEHLRSLGRTKIATITGPQDTSGGIRRLSAYRDDQGAQFQEQLVGAGDYSRESGAAAMAQLLAAAPDLDAVFAANDLMALGAMDHLAAAGIRVPEDVAVGGFDDIAPSASAHPPLTTIRQPFERISAEMVRLLLGAIKGELPSAVTLPTELVVRDSA comes from the coding sequence ATGACGCCGCCCACCAAACGCCCCCGCCCCAGAATCGACGACGTCGCGGCGGCGGCCGGCGTGTCCCGGGGAACTGTTTCCCGCGTGCTCAACGGCGGGCACTGGGTCAGCCCCGAGGCACTGGCAGCAGTCAATGCAGCCATCAAGAAAACCGGCTACCGGGTCAACCCGCATGCCCGCAGCCTGGCCACCAACAGGGCAAACTCTGTGGCGTTCCTGCTCACGGAATCCCACGACAAGCTGTTTGAGGACCCCAACTTTGCGGTCCTGATGCGCGGCGCAGCCGATGCACTGGCTGTGCATGACATTCCGCTGGTGCTGATCCTGGCCGGCACGGAGGACGAACAGCGTCGCGCCAACGACTTCATCACGGCCGGACATGTTGACGGGGTCCTGCTGGTTTCAGCCCATGCCAACAGGACGGACATCATCTCCAACATCATCGACGCGCGGGTGCCCGCCATTTCCTGCGGCGTGCCACTCGGCTTCGAACGCAAAATGGGGTACGTGGCGGCCGACGACTACACGGGCGCCAGGGACATGCTCGAGCACCTGCGCAGCCTGGGCCGGACAAAGATCGCAACCATCACCGGCCCGCAGGACACCTCGGGCGGCATCCGGAGGCTCAGCGCCTACCGCGACGACCAGGGCGCCCAGTTCCAGGAGCAGCTCGTGGGAGCCGGCGACTACAGCCGGGAGAGCGGCGCCGCGGCCATGGCGCAGCTCCTGGCCGCGGCCCCGGACCTCGACGCAGTCTTTGCCGCCAACGACCTCATGGCGCTCGGTGCCATGGACCATTTGGCCGCCGCAGGCATCCGGGTGCCGGAGGATGTTGCGGTCGGCGGCTTTGACGACATCGCGCCGTCGGCCAGCGCACACCCGCCGTTGACCACCATCCGGCAGCCGTTCGAGCGGATCAGTGCTGAAATGGTGCGCCTGCTGCTGGGTGCCATCAAGGGGGAACTGCCCTCAGCCGTCACGCTGCCCACCGAGCTGGTTGTCAGGGATTCCGCCTGA
- a CDS encoding carbohydrate ABC transporter permease produces the protein MATREKPSAISTGILLLGALYCLFPIIWVVAAASKDSSQLFSTFTLAPSTHLWDNIVDLTQYRDGLFWRWMMNTAIYAGVGAILSTWVSALSGYVLAKFDFPGKAGIFKVLLMGVLVPGVILAIPQYLMLAQVGLTNTYWSVLLPQIISPYGIYLARIYAAAAVPNDVIEAARTEGAKELYIFNRIAVPMMLPGLVTIFLFQFVAVWNNFMLPYIMLGNDQLFPITVGLNGLLNQGATAPAMYTLVLAGALLSIIPLILLFLLLQRYWRVDLAAGAVKA, from the coding sequence ATGGCCACCAGGGAAAAGCCCAGCGCCATCTCAACGGGCATCCTCCTCCTCGGCGCCCTGTACTGCCTGTTCCCCATCATCTGGGTCGTTGCAGCCGCCTCCAAGGACAGCTCCCAGCTGTTCTCCACGTTCACCCTGGCCCCGAGCACCCACCTGTGGGACAACATCGTGGACCTGACGCAGTACCGCGATGGGCTCTTCTGGCGCTGGATGATGAACACGGCCATCTACGCCGGCGTGGGCGCCATCCTCTCCACCTGGGTTTCCGCGCTGTCCGGATATGTCCTGGCCAAGTTTGATTTCCCCGGAAAGGCCGGCATCTTCAAGGTGCTGCTCATGGGCGTCCTGGTGCCCGGCGTCATCCTTGCCATCCCGCAGTACCTCATGCTGGCCCAGGTGGGGCTGACCAACACCTACTGGTCGGTCCTGCTCCCCCAGATCATCAGCCCCTACGGCATCTACCTGGCCCGGATCTACGCGGCGGCCGCCGTACCCAACGACGTCATCGAGGCCGCCCGCACGGAAGGCGCCAAGGAACTGTACATCTTCAACCGGATCGCCGTTCCCATGATGCTCCCCGGCCTGGTCACGATCTTCCTGTTCCAGTTCGTCGCCGTGTGGAACAACTTCATGCTGCCCTACATCATGCTCGGCAACGACCAGCTGTTCCCCATCACCGTGGGCCTCAACGGCCTGCTGAACCAGGGCGCCACGGCCCCTGCCATGTACACACTCGTGCTGGCCGGGGCGCTGCTTTCCATCATTCCGCTGATCCTCCTGTTCCTCCTGCTCCAGCGGTACTGGCGCGTGGATCTGGCAGCGGGCGCGGTCAAGGCATGA
- a CDS encoding carbohydrate ABC transporter permease — MLAPAIVLFVVFMAAPIAYTFFLSFQKKKVSGLGLGKGSTTQVFAGLENYVNTLTDPEFGASVLRVLAYGLILIPLMLGLALLFALLLDSRRTRAGAFSRTAIFLPYAVPAVISSLLWGFLYLPDVSPILYIFDRLGWAVPSLMSPELVTFAIANIALWGGVGFNMIVIYTSLKAVPSEIYEAAKLDGASEVQTALRIKIPIVAPALVMTGLFSMIATLQVFAEPTTLRPLANSLSTSWSPLMLVYRDAFTRNDIYSASATSIVIAAATFIISFLFLRIVQKRAFGQEN, encoded by the coding sequence ATGCTGGCGCCGGCCATCGTCCTGTTCGTGGTGTTCATGGCCGCCCCCATTGCCTACACCTTTTTCCTCAGCTTCCAGAAAAAGAAGGTCAGCGGGCTGGGCCTGGGCAAGGGTTCCACGACCCAGGTCTTTGCGGGCCTGGAGAACTACGTCAATACACTGACGGACCCCGAGTTCGGCGCCAGTGTGCTGCGGGTGCTGGCCTATGGGCTCATCCTGATCCCGCTGATGCTTGGCCTGGCCCTGCTCTTTGCGCTCCTCCTGGATTCACGCAGGACCCGCGCCGGCGCCTTCTCCCGCACGGCAATTTTCCTGCCCTATGCCGTCCCGGCCGTCATCAGCTCCCTGCTGTGGGGTTTCCTTTACCTGCCCGACGTCAGCCCCATCCTCTACATCTTTGACCGGCTCGGCTGGGCGGTCCCCTCGCTGATGTCGCCGGAACTGGTCACGTTTGCCATCGCCAACATTGCCCTGTGGGGCGGCGTGGGCTTCAACATGATCGTCATCTACACCTCCCTCAAGGCGGTGCCCAGCGAAATCTACGAGGCTGCCAAGCTGGACGGCGCCTCGGAGGTCCAGACGGCGCTGCGCATCAAGATTCCCATCGTTGCCCCGGCCCTGGTCATGACGGGCCTGTTCTCCATGATCGCCACCCTCCAGGTGTTTGCCGAGCCCACCACGCTGCGGCCGTTGGCGAACAGCCTGTCCACGAGCTGGTCCCCACTCATGCTGGTCTACCGGGACGCGTTCACTCGCAACGACATTTACTCGGCGTCGGCCACCAGCATCGTCATCGCCGCCGCAACGTTCATTATTTCGTTCCTCTTCCTGCGCATCGTGCAGAAGCGGGCCTTCGGACAGGAGAACTAG
- a CDS encoding ABC transporter substrate-binding protein, whose product MRYSFRAGAAAIITAAALLATGCSTPANSPEAGGSGGGKSVELTYWAWAPNLEKVIDIWNQKNPDIHVTVNKQDGGDPAVTKLLTAIKAGSGAPDLIQAEYQKIPTLVSADALADLSGTAAGSTKDSFPAGVWDSVTLGGDALYAVPQDTGPVVFYYRADIFEGLGLSVPTTWDEYAAAAKTIHDADPTQFLGTFSSNDAGWFTAMSQQAGASWWGIDGDAWSVNIDKEPTQKVANYWGGLVESGVIDNQPMYTPAWNTGLNTGKQVGWLSAAWGPGVLSGNAESTAGKWKVAPMPQWDAAKPATGNWGGSSTAVTTQSKNVDAAAEFATWLNTDPEAIKALVAETGIYPADTAGAKSALTEPPAFFSNQPDFYNVIAEAAATVSNFTYGPNVNVAYSAYNDEFAKAAQSKKQSDFAKAVSNMQSITTDDLKNSGFTVK is encoded by the coding sequence ATGCGTTATTCATTCCGTGCAGGCGCTGCAGCCATCATCACGGCAGCGGCATTGCTGGCAACAGGCTGTTCCACACCCGCGAATTCACCGGAGGCGGGCGGTTCCGGCGGCGGCAAGTCGGTTGAACTGACCTACTGGGCCTGGGCCCCCAACCTGGAGAAGGTGATTGACATCTGGAACCAGAAAAACCCGGACATCCATGTCACCGTCAACAAGCAGGACGGCGGCGATCCGGCCGTAACAAAACTTCTTACTGCCATCAAGGCCGGCAGCGGCGCCCCCGACCTGATCCAGGCTGAATACCAGAAGATCCCCACGCTGGTGTCCGCGGATGCACTCGCCGATCTCTCCGGCACCGCCGCCGGTTCGACCAAGGACAGCTTCCCCGCCGGCGTCTGGGATTCCGTCACACTCGGCGGGGACGCCCTGTACGCCGTCCCGCAGGACACCGGCCCCGTGGTGTTCTATTACCGCGCCGACATCTTTGAAGGCCTCGGCCTGTCCGTGCCCACCACCTGGGACGAGTACGCGGCCGCCGCCAAGACCATCCATGACGCCGACCCCACCCAGTTCCTGGGCACCTTCTCCTCCAATGACGCCGGCTGGTTCACGGCCATGTCGCAGCAGGCCGGCGCCTCCTGGTGGGGCATCGACGGCGACGCCTGGAGCGTCAACATCGACAAGGAGCCCACCCAGAAGGTGGCCAACTACTGGGGCGGGCTCGTGGAATCGGGCGTCATTGACAACCAGCCCATGTACACCCCGGCCTGGAACACGGGACTGAACACGGGAAAGCAGGTCGGCTGGCTCAGCGCGGCTTGGGGTCCCGGCGTCCTCTCCGGCAACGCCGAGTCGACGGCGGGCAAGTGGAAGGTGGCACCCATGCCGCAGTGGGATGCAGCCAAGCCTGCCACCGGCAACTGGGGCGGCTCCTCCACGGCAGTGACAACACAGTCGAAGAACGTCGACGCCGCCGCCGAATTCGCCACCTGGCTGAACACCGATCCCGAAGCCATCAAGGCCCTGGTCGCCGAAACCGGCATCTACCCCGCAGACACCGCAGGTGCCAAGTCCGCCCTGACCGAACCCCCGGCATTCTTCTCCAACCAGCCGGACTTCTACAACGTCATCGCCGAGGCAGCGGCCACGGTCAGCAACTTCACCTACGGCCCCAACGTGAACGTCGCGTACAGCGCCTACAACGACGAGTTTGCCAAGGCGGCACAGTCCAAGAAGCAAAGCGACTTTGCCAAGGCCGTCAGCAACATGCAGTCCATCACCACCGACGACCTGAAGAACAGCGGCTTCACCGTCAAGTAG
- a CDS encoding beta-galactosidase, whose amino-acid sequence MTDVLSRHLQEPSAAPAAAPAPWPSGPGKIRYGGDYNPEQWSRETWVEDISLMQEAGINLVSIGIFSWVLLEPSEDRYEFGWLDELMDLLGGAGIGVDLGTPTAAPPAWFWKKYPQALPVTRDGVRLGGGSRGMASPSSPEYRRAATAIAEQLAVRYGSHPALVMWHVHNEYGAPVSESYDDASVEAFRIWLQKRYGTLDDLNEAWGTTFWGQRYGQWDEIDAPRTSASVTNQTQRLDFRRFTSDALLQCFIAERNVLRAHTPDIPITTNFMSTNCLSADYWAWSREVDIVSNDHYLVAQREDNHILLSMDADLTRSFAGNRPWILMEHSTSAVNWQGRNIAKRAGEMARNSTAHVARGADAIMFFQFRAARYGAEKFHSTMLPQAGRNSRIWREVVALGESLDTLSVVRGSTVKARVALLWDVESFWAMDLEWRPSDDLDHRERIEAFYSELWKQGVTVDFAHPAQDLSQYDLVIAPSLYMVGAAAEANLRSYVEGGGHLLVSYFSGIVDANDSVPSGAYPGALRDILGLEIHEFLPLRLDQPAALDNGTSGTVWSEEIHAGTAQVLASFAGGPAAGGPALTRNRLGAGAVWYVATKLEGGDLAKLLSDVVRGAGLEPVDGLPDGLEVVTRSNAGENFTFLINHADVDAPFNGRGTDLLTGEEIAATVVVPAGGIRVLHEQ is encoded by the coding sequence ATGACAGACGTTCTCAGCCGCCACCTTCAGGAGCCCTCTGCGGCCCCGGCGGCAGCCCCGGCACCCTGGCCTTCCGGTCCGGGCAAGATCCGCTACGGCGGTGACTACAACCCGGAGCAGTGGAGCAGGGAGACCTGGGTCGAAGACATCTCGCTGATGCAGGAGGCCGGGATCAACCTGGTCAGCATTGGCATCTTCTCCTGGGTGCTGCTCGAACCGTCCGAGGACCGCTACGAGTTCGGCTGGCTCGATGAGCTGATGGACCTGCTGGGCGGCGCGGGCATTGGCGTCGACCTGGGCACGCCCACGGCTGCCCCGCCCGCCTGGTTCTGGAAAAAATACCCCCAGGCACTTCCCGTGACCCGAGACGGCGTCCGCCTTGGCGGCGGCTCACGGGGAATGGCCAGCCCCAGCTCGCCGGAATACCGGCGGGCGGCCACCGCCATTGCTGAGCAGCTCGCCGTCCGGTACGGCAGCCACCCGGCCCTTGTCATGTGGCACGTCCACAACGAATACGGCGCCCCCGTCAGCGAATCCTACGACGACGCCTCGGTGGAGGCCTTCCGCATCTGGCTGCAGAAACGCTATGGCACCCTGGATGACCTCAACGAGGCCTGGGGCACCACCTTCTGGGGCCAGCGCTACGGGCAGTGGGATGAAATCGACGCCCCGCGGACCTCGGCCAGCGTCACCAACCAAACACAGCGCCTGGACTTCCGGCGCTTCACCTCCGATGCGCTGCTGCAGTGCTTCATTGCCGAGCGCAATGTGCTGCGGGCCCACACCCCGGACATCCCCATCACCACCAACTTCATGTCCACGAACTGCCTCTCGGCGGACTACTGGGCGTGGAGCAGGGAGGTGGACATCGTCTCCAACGACCACTACCTTGTGGCGCAGCGGGAGGACAACCACATCCTGCTCTCCATGGACGCCGACCTGACCCGTTCCTTTGCCGGAAACCGCCCGTGGATACTCATGGAGCATTCCACCAGTGCCGTCAACTGGCAGGGGCGCAACATCGCCAAGCGCGCCGGGGAAATGGCCCGCAACAGCACCGCACACGTGGCACGCGGCGCGGACGCCATCATGTTCTTCCAGTTCCGGGCCGCACGCTACGGGGCCGAAAAGTTCCACTCCACGATGCTGCCCCAGGCCGGCCGGAACTCCCGCATCTGGCGCGAGGTGGTGGCCCTGGGCGAATCCCTCGACACGCTGTCGGTGGTGCGCGGCTCCACCGTCAAGGCCAGGGTGGCGCTGCTGTGGGACGTCGAGTCCTTCTGGGCGATGGACCTGGAATGGCGGCCCAGCGACGACCTCGACCACCGCGAACGCATCGAGGCCTTCTATTCGGAATTGTGGAAGCAGGGTGTCACGGTGGACTTTGCCCACCCTGCCCAGGACCTCTCGCAGTACGACCTCGTGATCGCGCCAAGCCTCTACATGGTGGGGGCCGCGGCGGAAGCGAACCTGCGCAGCTACGTGGAAGGGGGCGGACACCTCCTGGTCTCCTACTTCTCCGGGATCGTGGACGCCAATGACTCCGTCCCGTCAGGCGCCTACCCCGGCGCGCTGCGGGACATCCTTGGCCTGGAAATCCACGAGTTCCTGCCGCTGCGCCTGGACCAGCCGGCGGCGCTGGACAACGGCACCTCCGGCACCGTCTGGTCGGAGGAAATCCATGCCGGAACGGCGCAGGTGCTTGCCTCGTTTGCCGGCGGTCCCGCCGCCGGCGGCCCGGCACTGACCCGCAACCGCCTCGGTGCCGGTGCGGTCTGGTATGTGGCCACCAAGCTGGAAGGCGGCGACCTTGCCAAGCTGCTGTCCGACGTCGTGCGCGGCGCAGGGCTGGAACCGGTGGACGGGCTGCCGGACGGGCTGGAGGTCGTCACCCGCTCCAACGCCGGGGAGAACTTCACCTTCCTCATCAACCACGCCGACGTTGACGCGCCGTTCAACGGCCGGGGAACGGATTTGCTGACCGGCGAGGAGATCGCGGCGACCGTTGTGGTCCCGGCCGGCGGCATCAGGGTCCTGCACGAACAGTAA
- a CDS encoding glycoside hydrolase family 53 protein, translating to MNNEVSFLSRRTALAAAVSVPGAMLLGAAAANAAPGVSGPAVRGVDMSFTPQLEAAGVTWRHKGRTAPVEKIFHQAGANWMRIRVWVNPPAGYSTLETATELALRAKKTGMKVLLDLHYSDFWADPAHQSTPAAWAGQDLAQLAGTVEQYTRDAVETLSNAGAHVDMVQVGNEITSGMLWPLGRLYDGSADQNWPGFTTLLGAGLAGVRSARVMGPKPRTMVHIDRGGDNGGSRWFFDKVLAAGLDFDVIGQSYYPFWHGTLEDLEHNLTDLATRYGKDIIVVETAYPWTLENGDGLENILDLISELPQAATWPPTPAGQLAYFAALREVFAKVPNGHGLGFMCWEPEWVPGVGWMPGEGNPNDNLTLFDFNGDSLPALAALTPGALKAVQR from the coding sequence ATGAACAATGAAGTCTCATTCCTGTCCCGCCGCACTGCGCTGGCCGCGGCCGTCTCGGTTCCCGGCGCCATGCTTTTGGGGGCCGCAGCAGCAAACGCTGCCCCCGGCGTGAGCGGTCCCGCGGTGCGCGGGGTCGACATGTCGTTCACGCCCCAGCTCGAGGCTGCCGGAGTGACGTGGCGGCACAAGGGGCGCACGGCACCGGTGGAGAAGATCTTTCACCAGGCCGGCGCCAACTGGATGCGGATCCGCGTGTGGGTCAACCCGCCGGCCGGGTACAGCACGCTGGAGACCGCCACGGAGCTGGCGCTGCGGGCCAAGAAGACGGGGATGAAGGTGCTGCTGGACCTGCACTACTCCGACTTCTGGGCCGATCCGGCGCACCAGAGCACGCCGGCGGCGTGGGCCGGGCAGGACCTCGCGCAGCTGGCCGGCACGGTTGAGCAGTACACGCGGGATGCCGTGGAGACGCTCTCCAACGCGGGCGCGCATGTTGACATGGTGCAGGTGGGCAATGAAATCACCTCCGGCATGCTCTGGCCGCTGGGCCGGCTGTACGACGGCTCGGCCGACCAGAACTGGCCCGGATTCACCACGCTGCTCGGTGCCGGACTGGCGGGCGTCCGCTCGGCCAGGGTTATGGGCCCCAAGCCGCGGACCATGGTGCACATTGACCGCGGCGGCGACAACGGCGGCTCACGCTGGTTCTTTGACAAGGTACTGGCCGCAGGGTTGGACTTCGACGTGATCGGCCAGTCCTACTACCCGTTCTGGCACGGCACCCTGGAGGACCTTGAGCACAACCTCACAGACCTGGCCACGCGGTACGGCAAGGACATCATCGTGGTGGAGACGGCCTACCCGTGGACGCTGGAGAACGGCGACGGCCTGGAGAACATCCTGGACCTCATCTCCGAGCTGCCGCAGGCCGCCACCTGGCCGCCCACGCCGGCAGGCCAGCTGGCCTACTTCGCGGCCCTGCGCGAGGTGTTCGCCAAGGTGCCCAACGGCCACGGCCTGGGGTTCATGTGCTGGGAGCCTGAATGGGTGCCCGGTGTTGGCTGGATGCCCGGTGAAGGCAACCCGAACGACAACCTGACGTTGTTCGACTTCAACGGGGACTCCCTGCCGGCACTTGCCGCGCTGACACCGGGTGCACTGAAGGCTGTGCAGCGGTAG
- the hutH gene encoding histidine ammonia-lyase, which produces MTAAVFSATPTREVTLSSSGTTPGDVIAVARHNARVVVGAEALAGVERVREHIEKLAHSDTPAYGISTGFGALANRHIHEDMRTQLQKSLIRSHSAGMGPAVEREVVRALMFLRAKTLASGRTGVRPVVLQTMVDVLNAGITPVVREFGSLGCSGDLAPLSHCALVLMGEGEAVGPDGTHFGGRGERPVAELLAEAGITPVELAEKEGLALVNGTDGMLGMLLMAIADLRMLLTTADITAALSVEGLLGTDQVFLPELHMELRPHPGQALSADNMLRVLANSPIVASHRIGDNRVQDAYSLRCAPQVAGAARDTVDHALIVATRELAAAIDNPVILPDGRVSSNGNFHGAPVAYVLDFLAIVSADVASIAERRTDRMLDPARSHGLPAFLAGDPGVDSGLMIAQYTQAGLVSDSKRLAVPASVDSIPSSAMQEDHVSMGWHAARKLRRSVENLRRVLAIELVTAARAIDMRTSMSDGELVPGPAGAAVLELLRETVQGPGSDRFLSPELEEADRLVGSGAVRAAAEKATGPLN; this is translated from the coding sequence ATGACCGCCGCCGTTTTCTCAGCCACCCCCACCCGAGAAGTCACGCTCTCCTCTTCCGGCACCACACCCGGGGACGTCATCGCCGTGGCCCGCCACAACGCAAGGGTGGTGGTTGGCGCGGAGGCGCTCGCCGGCGTCGAACGCGTCAGGGAGCACATTGAAAAGCTGGCACACTCGGACACCCCGGCGTACGGCATCTCCACGGGATTCGGCGCGCTGGCCAACCGCCACATCCATGAGGACATGCGCACGCAGCTGCAGAAGTCGCTCATCCGCAGCCACTCCGCCGGCATGGGCCCGGCCGTGGAGCGCGAGGTGGTGCGCGCGCTGATGTTCCTGCGCGCCAAGACCCTCGCCAGCGGGCGGACCGGCGTGCGGCCCGTGGTGCTGCAAACCATGGTGGACGTGCTCAACGCCGGCATCACTCCCGTGGTCCGCGAATTCGGCTCGCTGGGCTGCTCCGGCGACCTGGCACCGCTCTCGCACTGCGCCCTGGTGCTCATGGGAGAAGGGGAAGCCGTTGGCCCCGACGGCACGCACTTCGGCGGCAGGGGCGAGCGCCCCGTCGCCGAACTCCTCGCCGAGGCAGGCATCACCCCGGTTGAGCTGGCCGAGAAGGAGGGCCTGGCGCTCGTCAACGGCACCGACGGCATGCTGGGCATGCTGCTCATGGCGATCGCCGACCTGCGCATGCTGCTGACGACGGCGGACATCACCGCCGCATTGAGCGTCGAGGGCCTGCTGGGCACCGACCAGGTGTTCCTGCCCGAGCTGCACATGGAGCTGCGTCCGCACCCCGGCCAGGCGCTCAGTGCCGACAACATGCTGCGCGTGCTCGCCAACTCGCCCATCGTGGCCTCGCACCGCATCGGGGACAACCGAGTTCAGGACGCCTACTCGCTGCGCTGCGCCCCGCAGGTTGCCGGCGCCGCCCGCGACACCGTGGACCACGCACTCATCGTGGCCACCCGGGAGCTCGCCGCCGCGATCGACAACCCCGTGATCCTGCCCGACGGCCGCGTCTCCTCCAATGGCAACTTCCACGGCGCCCCGGTGGCCTACGTGCTGGACTTCCTCGCGATCGTTTCCGCGGATGTCGCCTCGATTGCCGAGCGCCGCACCGACAGGATGCTTGACCCCGCCCGCTCCCACGGCCTGCCCGCCTTCCTAGCCGGCGACCCCGGCGTGGACTCCGGCCTCATGATCGCCCAGTACACGCAGGCCGGCCTGGTCTCGGACTCCAAGCGCCTGGCCGTCCCCGCCTCCGTCGATTCCATCCCCAGTTCCGCCATGCAGGAGGACCACGTGTCCATGGGCTGGCACGCGGCCCGCAAGCTGCGCCGCTCCGTGGAAAATCTGCGTCGCGTGCTCGCCATTGAGTTGGTCACGGCCGCCCGCGCCATTGACATGCGCACTTCCATGTCCGACGGCGAACTGGTCCCCGGCCCGGCCGGCGCCGCCGTGCTTGAGCTGCTTCGTGAGACGGTGCAGGGGCCCGGCAGCGACCGGTTCCTCTCCCCGGAACTCGAGGAAGCCGACCGCCTGGTGGGCTCCGGCGCCGTGCGTGCGGCCGCAGAAAAGGCGACCGGCCCGCTGAACTGA